One Centroberyx gerrardi isolate f3 chromosome 6, fCenGer3.hap1.cur.20231027, whole genome shotgun sequence genomic region harbors:
- the naalad2 gene encoding N-acetylated-alpha-linked acidic dipeptidase 2 codes for MRKESRLIRWIWWIVVITAFFLVGFIIGWFARPTHSNSPNDGASSQYLREFLDEMRPDQIRKHLRKFTRLPHLAGTEQNRVYAEQIKEDWLSFGLDTVEMVPYDVLLSYPNKSQPNYISIVDQLGKEVFNTSLAEPVPEGYENVPDIVPPYSAFSPKGQPEGDLVYVNYGRTEDFFQLERQMGVNVTGKIVIVRYGKIFRGNKVKNAMLAGAKGIIMFSDPADYCAAGVKPYPDGWNLPGGGAQRGNVLNLNGAGDPLTPGYPAKEYTYRHSLEDGVGLPKIPVHPIGYHDAIHLLKNMAGQIPPNNWKGALNVSYRIGPGFADDFKTQKVRMNIHTNNQVTRIYNVIGRIRGAQEPDRYVILGGHRDAWVFGGIDPMSGAAVVHETVRSAGKLLSRGWRPRRTLVFASWDAEEFGLLGSTEWAEDNAKLLQERAVAYINADSAIEGMYTLRVDCTPSLHTLVYDLTKQIASPEEGEEGVSLYESWHKRDNWTNDRDAPRISKLGSGSDFEAYFIRLGIAAGRARYTKNKKTERYSSYPVYHSVYETYEIVEKFYDPSFRKLQAVAQVRGGLIFLLADSRLLPLDANQYAVSLRKYAQSIAQLAQMHPEEMKTYDVTFDSLFSAVENFTVAARDFHERLETLDRTDPLQVRVVNDQLMYLERAFIDPLGLPGRPFYRHVIFAPSSHNKYAGESFPGIYDSLFDIENSSNPEEAWEEVKRQISIAAFTVHAAAMTLTPPA; via the exons ATGCGAAAGGAGAGCAGGCTAATTCGGTGGATCTGGTGGATTGTGGTTATAACAGCGTTTTTCCTGGTGGGGTTCATCATAG GCTGGTTTGCGAGGCCCACACATTCAAACTCTCCAAACGACGGTGCCTCCAGCCAGTATCTGAGGGAGTTCCTGGATGAAATGCGACCTGACCAGATCAGAAAGCATCTCAG GAAGTTTACACGGCTCCCCCACCTGGCTGGTACTGAGCAGAACCGGGTTTATGCTGAGCAGATCAAGGAGGATTGGCTGAGCTTTGGACTGGACACAGTGGAGATGGTGCCATACGATGTCCTGCTGTCCTATCCCAACAAATCACAACCAAATTACATCTCCATCGTCGATCAGCTAGGCAAAGAG gttTTTAACACTTCCTTGGCTGAGCCGGTTCCTGAAGGTTATGAGAATGTGCCTGACATTGTACCTCCATACAGCGCCTTCTCTCCCAAGGGACAACCTGAg gggGATCTGGTGTATGTGAACTATGGTCGTACAGAAGACTTTTTCCAGCTGGAGAGGCAGATGGGCGTCAATGTGACTGGGAAGATTGTCATCGTCAGATACGGAAAGATATTCAGAGGGAATAAG gtgAAGAATGCCATGTTAGCAGGAGCAAAGGGAATCATCATGTTCTCAGACCCAGCAGATTACTGTGCTGCTGGAGTTAAG CCCTACCCTGATGGCTGGAACCTGCCAGGGGGAGGCGCCCAGAGAGGAAACGTTCTCAACCTGAACGGAGCCGGAGACCCCCTCACACCTGGGTACCCCGCtaaag AATATACCTACCGACACAGCCTTGAGGATGGAGTGGGCCTTCCTAAAATTCCAGTGCATCCCATTGGCTACCATGATGCAATTCACCTGCTGAA AAACATGGCAGGACAGATCCCGCCCAACAACTGGAAAGGAGCTCTGAACGTCTCCTACAGGATCGGCCCAGGCTTCGCTGACGACTTCAAGACTCA GAAGGTGCGTATGAACATCCACACCAACAACCAGGTAACCAGGATCTACAACGTCATTGGCAGGATTAGAGGAGCTCAGGAGCCAG ACCGGTATGTGATTCTGGGAGGGCACCGGGACGCCTGGGTATTTGGAGGCATTGATCCGATGTCTGGTGCTGCGGTGGTCCACGAAACCGTCAGGAGTGCTGGCAAACTGCTCAGTAGAG gctggaGGCCTAGGAGGACGCTAGTATTTGCCAGCTGGGACGCAGAGGAGTTTGGACTGCTTGGATCTACAGAATGGGCAGAG GATAATGCCAAGCTGCTACAGGAGAGAGCTGTGGCCTACATCAATGCTGACTCTGCCATAGAGG GTATGTACACACTGAGAGTCGACTGCACTCCATCTCTGCACACCCTGGTGTATGACCTCACCAAAcag ATAGCCAGtccagaggaaggagaggagggagtttCTCTGTATGAGAGTTGGCATAAGAGAGACAACTGGACAAATGACCGTGACGCTCCCAG AATCAGTAAGCTGGGCTCAGGCAGCGACTTTGAGGCCTATTTCATCCGCCTGGGCATTGCTGCCGGCAGAGCCAGATACACCAAGAACAAG AAAACAGAGCGATACAGCAGTTACCCAGTCTATCACAGCGTGTATGAGACCTACGAGATCGTGGAGAAGTTCTACGACCCTTCCTTCCGCAAGCTGCAGGCGGTGGCACAGGTGAGGGGCGGGCTCATCTTCCTATTGGCCGATTCCCGACTCCTCCCCCTCGATGCCAACCAATACGCAGTCTCGTTGAGGAAGTACGCCCAGAGCATTGCCCAGCTGGCACAGATGCATCCTGAGGAGATGAAGACGTATGACGTGACGTTTG ATTCCCTGTTTTCTGCGGTGGAGAACTTCACGGTTGCAGCCAGGGACTTCCATGAACGCCTCGAGACCCTCGACAGAACGga ccCTCTGCAGGTGCGTGTAGTAAACGATCAGCTCATGTACCTGGAGAGAGCCTTCATCGACCCCCTGGGCTTACCTGGCAGACCCTTCTATag aCATGTGATTTTCGCTCCCAGCAGTCATAACAAATACGCCGGGGAGTCTTTCCCTGGGATCTATGATTCACTGTTTGACATTGAGAATTCATCTAACCCAGAGGAGGCCTGGGAGGAGGTTAAGCGGCAAATCAGCATTGCAGCATTCACCGTCCACGCTGCCGCCATGACCCTTACACCGcctgcctga